DNA sequence from the Alkaliphilus metalliredigens QYMF genome:
GCCTCCGCCGCTGCATCAGATGCCACAGCCACCTTCAAACCTTCTGCCTCTGCTCGTTCCCATGATTTACTACCTTCATACAATCCAACCACAACATCAACACCAGAGTTTTTTAGATTTAAAGCATGGGCATGACCTTGACTTCCATATCCTATGATTGCTACTTTTTTCCCTTTCAATACCTCTAAATTACAGTCCTTTTCATAATATAACTTTGCCATTTTCATCTTCCTCCTATTGGTTAATTTATTATTATATTAAAATTCTAAACAATTTTAAATGTTAGAATATTAAAATCTAATTCACATGACCTAGGGCCATCACCCCTGTACGAGCCATCTCTTTGATTCCATGCTTTGTCATTAAATCAATAAAAGTATCCACCTTCTGTTGATCTCCTGTCATTTCTACTGTTAGATATTCTGTGGCGACACTAATGATTTTCCCTTTATAAGCCTCTAATTGTTCAAGAATTGATGTTCTGTCTTTCTCTTCAGCCTTTATTTTAATCAATACCATTTCTCTATAATCAGATTCCTCATGCTTTAGTTCCTCAATTTGTCTCACATCAACCAGCTTGCTGAGTTGCTTCGTAATTTGATCAAAAAACTGGTGATCCCCAGTAAATACAACGGTCATTCTAGAGAGCTCAGGATTTTCAGTTTCTCCAAAGGAAAAGCTATCAATGTGATATCCTCTCTTACTAAATAACCCTGCCACTCTATTTAATACACCATCATGCTTTTCTACTAAAATTGATACCACATGCCGTTCCATACCATTCACTCCTTCTTTTTTGTTATTTTCTTATTTATGGGTAAATAAAAAACCCCGCCTCTGCATAATACTGCCTTTGCAGGGACGAGGATTATCTCCACGCGTTACCACCCTAATTGTCTCTATAAAAAAAGACCACTCTGTCAGGTTCTATCAAACCCTTTGTCTGTAACGGGACGTCCCGTTTACCCTTACTAGTACCCTTGGGCTACTTTCAAGGTAACTGCTCAGGAGTGATTTGTATTCTACCACAGTACTGGTTCACAGCGACCACCAGCTCTCTGAAACTGTTTTGGTAAAAAACCATTCTCCCTCATAACATTTTGTTTATCGTTTTTTATTTTGCTTTGATTTATTTTTTATATTGTATTCTATACTAACAGGAAATTTCTCTGCCGTCAATATGTTTTTTTAATTA
Encoded proteins:
- the ilvN gene encoding acetolactate synthase small subunit, producing the protein MERHVVSILVEKHDGVLNRVAGLFSKRGYHIDSFSFGETENPELSRMTVVFTGDHQFFDQITKQLSKLVDVRQIEELKHEESDYREMVLIKIKAEEKDRTSILEQLEAYKGKIISVATEYLTVEMTGDQQKVDTFIDLMTKHGIKEMARTGVMALGHVN